From a region of the Chlorocebus sabaeus isolate Y175 chromosome 23, mChlSab1.0.hap1, whole genome shotgun sequence genome:
- the NIPAL4 gene encoding magnesium transporter NIPA4 translates to MELRVSNASCENGSLLHLHCSSQEVLCQIVGDFSPEVPSNATFHSWQERLRQNYGFYIGLGLAFLSSFLIGSSVILKKKGLLRLVATGATRAVDGGFGYLKDTMWWAGFLTMAAGEVANFGAYAFAPATVVTPLGALSVLISAILSSYFLGESLNLLGKLGCVICVAGSTVMVIHAPEEEKVTTIMEMASKMKDTGFIVFAVLLLVSCLILIFVIAPRYGQRNILIYIIICSVIGAFSVAAVKGLGITIKNFFQGLPVVRHPLPYILSLILALSLSTQVNFLNRALDIFNTSLVFPIYYVFFTTVVVTSSIILFKEWYSMSAVDIAGTLSGFVTIILGVFMLHAFKDLDISCASLPHMHKNPPPSPTPEPPVIRLEDKNVLVDNIELASTSSPEEKPKVFIIHS, encoded by the exons GTTCCCTGCTCCACCTCCACTGCTCCTCCCAAGAAGTCCTGTGCCAGATTGTCGGTGACTTCAGCCCTGAGGTGCCCAGCAATGCCACCTTTCACAGCTGGCAGGAAAGGCTCCGGCAGAACTATGGCTTCTACATCGGCCTGGGCCTGGCCTTCCTGTCCAGCTTCCTCATCGGCAGCAGCGTCATCCTCAAGAAGAAAGGCCTCCTGCGACTCGTGGCCACGGGAGCCACGAGAGCTG TGGACGGAGGCTTCGGCTACCTGAAAGATACAATGTGGTGGGCTGGATTTCTCACCA TGGCTGCTGGAGAAGTTGCCAACTTTGGAGCCTATGCATTTGCACCTGCAACGGTCGTCACGCCTCTGGGAGCACTGAGTGTCCTCATAAG TGCCATCCTCTCCTCATATTTCCTGGGAGAGAGTCTGAACCTGTTGGGGAAGCTGGGCTGCGTGATCTGTGTGGCCGGCAGCACGGTGATGGTGATACATGCCCCTGAGGAAGAGAAGGTCACCACCATCATGGAGATGGCTTCCAAGATGAAAGACACAG GGTTCATCGTGTTTGCTGTGCTTCTGCTGGTGTCATGCCTCATCCTCATCTTTGTCATCGCCCCACGTTATGGGCAAAGGAATATCCTCATCTACATCATCATCTGCTCTGTGATCGGGGCCTTCTCTGTGGCTGCTGTCAAGGGGCTGGGCATCACCATCAAGAACTTCTTCCAGGGGCTGCCAGTTGTCAGGCACCCGCTCCCCTACATCCTGTCCCTCATCCTGGCACTGTCCCTCAGCACTCAGGTCAACTTCCTTAACAGGGCACTGGACATTTTCAACACCTCCCTGGTGTTCCCCATCTACTACGTGTTCTTCACCACGGTGGTCGTTACCTCGTCCATCATTCTCTTCAAGGAGTGGTACAGCATGTCTGCTGTGGACATTGCGGGCACCCTCTCGGGCTTTGTCACCATCATCCTGGGTGTGTTCATGCTGCATGCTTTCAAAGACCTGGACATCAGCTGCGCTAGCTTGCCCCACATGCACAAAAACCCACCCCCTTCTCCCACCCCAGAACCCCCTGTCATTAGACTGGAAGACAAGAATGTCCTTGTGGACAATATAGAACTCGCCAGCACCTCATCGCCAGAAGAGAAACCCAAAGTATTTATAATCCATTCTTGA